Below is a genomic region from Blastocatellia bacterium.
TCGCATGTTCTCTAACCCGTGTCCCTGACGAATTTGTCTCCCACCATCTTCTTCGACGAATCCGCGCCCATTATCGGCTATCTCCGCTTGCAATTGGCTCTCCGTGATGGTGATGGTGAGCCGGACTGACGTGCAATCAGCATAGCGCACGATGTTGTTGATGGCCTCCTTGAAGATCAAATACAAGTGGCGGCGCTGCTCCAGCGTCAGCTTCACCTTCTCCGGGTCCGATGGCATTTGAATCTCACAAGCGATGCCTTTGGTTTCCAGCACCTGCGAGGCGAGGTTGGCGATGCGAAGAATGACGTTGCTGAGATCATCGTGCCGAGGATCAATGGACCAGACAATATCGCTCATCGTGCCCACCAACTCGCGTGCCATCTCGGCGATCTGAGTCAACATCTGAGCCGATTCCGGACGGGTGACTGTATTGTGCTGTTTGACCACCTCGCTGAGAATGGCGATTCGTGACAGGCTGGCGCCGATGTCGTCGTGCAGGTCGGTGGCAATGCGTGTGCGCACTCGCTCCAGTTCGAGCAACCGAGCGACGCGGTAACGATGGATGGCATAAATCACCAACCCAATGACTGTCACCATCAGTGTCAGAAACCACCAGCGCTGCCAGATTGGCGGAAGGATGGTGAAGGAAACCGTGGCCGGCGTTGGGCTGGCCACGCCGTCGGCGCTGACGGCACGCACCAGAAAACGATACGTGCCGGGTGATAATTTCGCGTAATGGACTGTGCGTTGATCGGTCGGCGCGCTCCAGTCTTGGTCAGCGCCTTCCAACTTGTACTGATAGCGTAAGAGTCCGCCCGCAGCAGAACTGAGTCCGAAGAAATCAATTTGAATTTGATTTTGATCCGGCCCGATCTCCAGGATAGAGACGGCGCTTTGCCCGAAGACGGAAATAGGGTGACTGATTCCTCCGATCCTGAGGCCGCTGATGAACGCCGGGGACGGAGAAGCCGGCCGGTCAGGTTGGGGCGTGAGCCGTGATAATCCTCTGATCGTGCCGAACCAGAGGTTACCTTTTCGGTCACGGTACGCTGAAAGGACTTGTGCGGCCGCCAGCCCATCCGCCGTGGTGTAGCGCCTGACGTGGCCGGTCTGCGGATCGAGCCGTCCGATCCCCATCGTGGCGCCGAAGTAGATACGCCCCTGCTCGTCCTCTGTGATCGCGCCGAACTGGGTCATCGCTTCAAAGCTGCCCGCCAGCGCGTTGGCCACCGTAGTCCTGGCAAAGTGTGGCCGCTCCGCGGTGGGATCAGCGACGTAGTACAACCCATTCGGAGCCGCCAGTGATATCCAGAGCCGACCCGCGAGGTCGCGGTGGATCGCAAAGACCGTGCGACCAACGAGACCCTCCTTTGAAGTAAACAAGGTGAAACGGCCGGCTCGGTATCGCGCGAGACCGCCGCCGAAGAATCCGATCCACACATTGGCTGAATTGTCCTCGCCGAAGGCCGATACTCTCTCCAACCTCGGCAATCCATCAGCGTCAGAGTAACGATGGAACAACCCGGTCGCTCGCTCCCAACGAGTCACCACCTCGCGGTCAGGAGCGAAAGTGCCGATCCAGATGTCTCCGCGCGAGTCCTCAA
It encodes:
- a CDS encoding histidine kinase — its product is MRGGHWEEVIIVCVALGLGLHLAGLTPVRAERLPIRYYTTDDGLAHDRVKRIVRDSQGFLWFCTLDGLSRFDGQRFTTYRLNEGFVQSFNDFLETRQGEYWAATNGSGACRFNQSPKYPPSEIRVREKPRETESLFTVYPVGDMAVSNRVNVLYEDRRGSIWAGTDGGLFALDRAHGETSFVPVALGIMRYPDALVQVWAITEDAEGSLWIGTKYGLVRRLPDGQMIHYDLRPSPTGTDTVWSLFKDEEGRVWISHQAGLIVLKPLPASATQARHRALWLTLIKNRTPSPSELSDVQLPVRPGQARWLTVADGLGSNEVLAVRQLSDGKFYMITTGGYLTEFDSRRFKTYSTAQGVNENLSLSMAEDIAGNLWIATFSAGAMMLAGAGLVTYTKADGLWSDQYATIFEDAAGDLYCWGDGWRIHRFDGRGFTSVKPKLPKHITDADWRTYHQILKDRTGEWWIATSDGLYRFPQVRRFEQLAHTPPKAVYTTRDGLAGNDVTRLFEDSRGDIWIGTFAPDREVVTRWERATGLFHRYSDADGLPRLERVSAFGEDNSANVWIGFFGGGLARYRAGRFTLFTSKEGLVGRTVFAIHRDLAGRLWISLAAPNGLYYVADPTAERPHFARTTVANALAGSFEAMTQFGAITEDEQGRIYFGATMGIGRLDPQTGHVRRYTTADGLAAAQVLSAYRDRKGNLWFGTIRGLSRLTPQPDRPASPSPAFISGLRIGGISHPISVFGQSAVSILEIGPDQNQIQIDFFGLSSAAGGLLRYQYKLEGADQDWSAPTDQRTVHYAKLSPGTYRFLVRAVSADGVASPTPATVSFTILPPIWQRWWFLTLMVTVIGLVIYAIHRYRVARLLELERVRTRIATDLHDDIGASLSRIAILSEVVKQHNTVTRPESAQMLTQIAEMARELVGTMSDIVWSIDPRHDDLSNVILRIANLASQVLETKGIACEIQMPSDPEKVKLTLEQRRHLYLIFKEAINNIVRYADCTSVRLTITITESQLQAEIADNGRGFVEEDGGRQIRQGHGLENMRVRTAQLGGQLRIDSTPGHGTRLTLTVPLR